From a single Xyrauchen texanus isolate HMW12.3.18 chromosome 26, RBS_HiC_50CHRs, whole genome shotgun sequence genomic region:
- the LOC127620049 gene encoding E3 ubiquitin-protein ligase TRIM21-like isoform X1 — MAESSPKRRETISVDKPPLLKRMQEYAVDVTLDPDTAHPELILSDNGKQVKTGDFKHDVPDYPERFDACHCVLGKEGFSSGRFYFEVQVKGKTKWDLGVARESSNRKGPLTLTPAKGYWTVWLRNENEYKAGAGPAVCLTLKVKPQKVGVFVDYEEGLVSFYDVESSSHIYSFTAQSFNGKLYPYFGASLNYNGKNSAPLIITPVNYIK, encoded by the exons ATGGCAGAATCATCACCAAAGAGAAGAGAGACCATAAGTGTAGATAAACCTCCAC TATTGAAGAGGATGCAGGAGTATGCAG TGGATGTGACACTGGATCCTGATACAGCTCATCCAGAACTCATCCTGTCTGATAATGGAAAACAAGTGAAAACTGGGGACTTTAAACATGACGTCCCAGACTACCCAGAGAGGTTTGATGCATGCCACTGTGTCCTGGGAAAGGAGGGGTTCTCCTCAGGGAGATTTTATTTTGAGGTGCAGGTGAAGGGAAAGACTAAATGGGATTTAGGAGTGGCCAGAGAGTCCAGTAACAGAAAGGGACCGCTCACACTAACACCAGCAAAAGGATACTGGACTGTGTGGCTGAGGAATGAGAATGAATATAAAGCTGGCGCTGGTCCCGCCGTCTGTCTCACTCTGAAAGTGAAGCCGCAGAAAGTTGGTGTGTTTGTGGATTATGAGGAGGGTCTGGTCTCCTTTTATGATGTGGAGTCCAGCTCTCATATCTACTCTTTCACTGCTCAGTCTTTCAATGGCAAACTCTATCCATATTTTGGCGCATCCTTAAACTATAACGGTAAAAACTCTGCACCACTGATCATCACACCTGTCAATTACATTAAATGA
- the LOC127620049 gene encoding E3 ubiquitin-protein ligase TRIM21-like isoform X2, with protein sequence MTSGRFDALAASVLKRMQEYAVDVTLDPDTAHPELILSDNGKQVKTGDFKHDVPDYPERFDACHCVLGKEGFSSGRFYFEVQVKGKTKWDLGVARESSNRKGPLTLTPAKGYWTVWLRNENEYKAGAGPAVCLTLKVKPQKVGVFVDYEEGLVSFYDVESSSHIYSFTAQSFNGKLYPYFGASLNYNGKNSAPLIITPVNYIK encoded by the exons atgacttccggtcgatttgacgctctcgccgcctctg TATTGAAGAGGATGCAGGAGTATGCAG TGGATGTGACACTGGATCCTGATACAGCTCATCCAGAACTCATCCTGTCTGATAATGGAAAACAAGTGAAAACTGGGGACTTTAAACATGACGTCCCAGACTACCCAGAGAGGTTTGATGCATGCCACTGTGTCCTGGGAAAGGAGGGGTTCTCCTCAGGGAGATTTTATTTTGAGGTGCAGGTGAAGGGAAAGACTAAATGGGATTTAGGAGTGGCCAGAGAGTCCAGTAACAGAAAGGGACCGCTCACACTAACACCAGCAAAAGGATACTGGACTGTGTGGCTGAGGAATGAGAATGAATATAAAGCTGGCGCTGGTCCCGCCGTCTGTCTCACTCTGAAAGTGAAGCCGCAGAAAGTTGGTGTGTTTGTGGATTATGAGGAGGGTCTGGTCTCCTTTTATGATGTGGAGTCCAGCTCTCATATCTACTCTTTCACTGCTCAGTCTTTCAATGGCAAACTCTATCCATATTTTGGCGCATCCTTAAACTATAACGGTAAAAACTCTGCACCACTGATCATCACACCTGTCAATTACATTAAATGA
- the LOC127620049 gene encoding E3 ubiquitin-protein ligase TRIM21-like isoform X3: MQEYAVDVTLDPDTAHPELILSDNGKQVKTGDFKHDVPDYPERFDACHCVLGKEGFSSGRFYFEVQVKGKTKWDLGVARESSNRKGPLTLTPAKGYWTVWLRNENEYKAGAGPAVCLTLKVKPQKVGVFVDYEEGLVSFYDVESSSHIYSFTAQSFNGKLYPYFGASLNYNGKNSAPLIITPVNYIK, translated from the exons ATGCAGGAGTATGCAG TGGATGTGACACTGGATCCTGATACAGCTCATCCAGAACTCATCCTGTCTGATAATGGAAAACAAGTGAAAACTGGGGACTTTAAACATGACGTCCCAGACTACCCAGAGAGGTTTGATGCATGCCACTGTGTCCTGGGAAAGGAGGGGTTCTCCTCAGGGAGATTTTATTTTGAGGTGCAGGTGAAGGGAAAGACTAAATGGGATTTAGGAGTGGCCAGAGAGTCCAGTAACAGAAAGGGACCGCTCACACTAACACCAGCAAAAGGATACTGGACTGTGTGGCTGAGGAATGAGAATGAATATAAAGCTGGCGCTGGTCCCGCCGTCTGTCTCACTCTGAAAGTGAAGCCGCAGAAAGTTGGTGTGTTTGTGGATTATGAGGAGGGTCTGGTCTCCTTTTATGATGTGGAGTCCAGCTCTCATATCTACTCTTTCACTGCTCAGTCTTTCAATGGCAAACTCTATCCATATTTTGGCGCATCCTTAAACTATAACGGTAAAAACTCTGCACCACTGATCATCACACCTGTCAATTACATTAAATGA
- the LOC127620392 gene encoding ribonuclease ZC3H12A-like has translation MSAEISTIPSLPLFLDSVWSEQSSSSHSSYQNHTNTWVTAPTAVYNPPVSCIDRMDPPQPCPTPDEASELGSEFQAQLDLFLKLGFSLTQVQAAFLKLGLNADTNKVLGELIQAGGESEDKLEPTASPVLVPRGDGTSKTRTSQTHSHIAPPMPTAPEELAEDDDALRPIVIDGSNVAMSHGNKEVFSCLGIQLAVNFFLERGHVDITVFVPSWRKEQPRPDVPITDQHILRELERRKLLVFTPSRRVAGKRVVCYDDRFIVKLAYDSDGIIVSNDTYRDLQGERPEWKRFIEERLLMYSFVNDKFMPPDDPLGRHGPTLDNFLRKTPRVAKKLPCPYGKKCTYGIKCKFHHPERTKQSQRALADELRDKAKISATPHKTHSASLGSSQSPSLEDVMEQKLSLDPSGSLKKSYASENVLVIKGVPQLSQKKFTSKRDRSSRHSLTSLDSFPNSSKVRLDSGLGSYECHSPEAHQFDRYCGTDHKKSKKSSSGQHRYVPTNSQPCSCCSIQSLSSNGANQHHSMGSNLPNPEHMGYGQPRYHSYGGGPVYPPANMSQYSFPHGRGPPTHQGYWSDHYGGYPPASHTAMQGERGQGHWSHSNPNPQWSEREQVRKKLLAIFNARLVDRAMDMFPNLLDPQRFAAEILTLQSQDRDL, from the exons ATGAGTGCTGAAATTAGCACCATCCCCTCGTTACCACTTTTCTTGGATTCTGTTTGGTCTGAACAATCCAGCTCATCTCACAGCTCTTACCAGAACCACACCAACACATGGGTAACAGCACCCACTGCTGTATACAACCCTCCTGTTTCCTGCATTGACAGAATGGACCCACCCCAGCCCTGCCCGACTCCAGATGAGGCCTCTGAACTGGGGTCTGAATTTCAGGCACAGCTCGATTTGTTCCTCAAACTGGGGTTTTCCCTAACGCAAGTTCAAGCTGCTTTTCTGAAACTCGGTCTCAATGCAGACACCAACAAAGTTCTGGGGGAGCTGATACAGGCTGGTGGGGAATCAGAGGACAAATTGGAACCCACAGCCTCCCCAGTGCTGGTTCCACGTGGGGATGGTACCAGTAAAACCCGAACTTCCCAGACACACAGTCATATCGCTCCGCCAATGCCTACGGCACCGGAAGAGCTGGCAGAAGATGACGATGCCCTCAGGCCAATTGTTATTGATGGAAGTAATGTAGCAATGAG CCACGGGAACAAGGAAGTTTTCTCCTGTCTAGGAATTCAACTAGCAGTGAACTTTTTCCTGGAGCGAGGTCACGTTGATATCACAGTGTTTGTACCTTCCTGGAGAAAAGAGCAGCCACGGCCAGACGTACCCATTACAG atcaACACATTCTGCGGGAATTGGAGCGCAGGAAACTCTTGGTGTTCACGCCGTCCAGAAGGGTGGCCGGAAAACGGGTGGTTTGCTATGACGACCGTTTTATCGTGAAGCTAGCGTATGATTCTGATGGCATCATTGTATCCAATGACACATACCGAGATCTGCAGGGAGAACGTCCTGAGTGGAAGCGATTCATCGAGGAGAGGCTTCTAATGTACTCGTTCGTCAATGATAA ATTTATGCCTCCGGATGACCCTTTGGGTAGACATGGTCCCACCCTTGACAACTTTCTGAGAAAGACTCCACGTGTAGCTAAGAAACTGCCATGTCCTTACG GAAAGAAGTGTACTTATGGAATCAAATGTAAGTTTCACCACCCAGAGCGAACCAAGCAATCCCAGCGTGCCCTAGCCGACGAGCTGCGAGACAAAGCCAAAATTTCAGCAACACCACACAAAACACATTCAGCTTCTCTTGGTTCCAGTCAAAGTCCATCTCTAGAGGACGTTATGGAACAGAAACTATCTCTAGACCCATCTGGATCTCTCAAAAAGAGTTACGCCAGTGAAAACGTACTTGTCATCAAAGGCGTCCCCCAGCTCTCTCAGAAGAAGTTTACCTCAAAGAGAGACCGTAGTAGTCGCCATTCCCTAACAAGTCTGGATTCTTTTCCTAACAGTTCAAAGGTGCGTTTGGATTCTGGCTTGGGTTCTTATGAATGTCATTCCCCTGAAGCCCACCAGTTTGACCGCTACTGCGGAACTGACCACAAGAAGTCCAAAAAATCCAGCAGTGGGCAGCACCGCTATGTTCCAACCAATAGCCAGCCCTGCAGTTGCTGCTCCATCCAATCTCTGAGCTCCAATGGAGCCAATCAGCACCACAGCATGGGCTCCAACTTGCCAAATCCAGAACATATGGGTTACGGTCAACCCCGTTACCACTCATATGGAGGAGGCCCAGTTTACCCTCCAGCCAACATGTCACAGTATTCATTTCCACACGGTAGGGGGCCTCCGACCCACCAGGGTTACTGGTCCGACCATTATGGTGGCTATCCACCAGCGTCCCACACTGCCATGCAGGGAGAGCGAGGACAAGGACACTGGTCCCATTCCAACCCTAATCCTCAATGGTCCGAAAGGGAGCAAGTGAGGAAGAAGTTGCTCGCAATTTTCAACGCACGTTTGGTGGACAGGGCTATGGATATGTTCCCCAATCTCCTCGACCCTCAAAGATTTGCCGCAGAGATTTTGACCCTTCAGTCTCAGGATAGGGATTTATAA
- the LOC127619452 gene encoding uncharacterized protein LOC127619452: MMGNLQYLSVLIVAAICCCEGKETFSTSKALHAMFLNHEWMNKIEDTRLLSAVSIPGTHQSNRHSKSSPPTFQAWGLHNQLDAGVRFFDLHVSSGTIKHDTTGSIKEKRTLVYALDTFLTFLAKQRKETLLLRVTPDEGAVAEVTELLSKDKPVWRDSEIPTMGQARGKIVLIQSSTLKLGLSVQVTELDADMDKKESQMRENIKLASQNCEREMMLTYTGAKGESEDPLDIAEKLNQPVDKYLLDLKGDTSRPRCVGIIVMDFPGPKVIETIINFNGKLGDTSNIAADMGSNEDVALPDSTDQISDSDGKEKEKEVSSDGKHSAQDNEHLPKEESHSSDEKQSAEDSGPPPPTHHSLQARNMAQMAVELPHPQTHHSLQARNMAQMAVELPHPQTHHSLQARNMAQMAVELPHPQTHHSLQARNMAQMAVEVPHPQTHHSLQARNMAQMAVEVPHPQTHHSLQARNMAQMAVEVPHPQTHHSLQARNMAQMAEELFHPQTHHSLQMRNLL; encoded by the exons ATGATGGGAAACCTACAATACCTCTCTGTGCTTATAGT GGCGGCCATCTGTTGCTGTGAAGGCAAAGAAACATTCAGCACCTCTAAAGCCCTGCATGCCATGTTTTTAAACCATGAATGGATGAATAAAATAGAAGATACTAGGCTCTTATCGGCTGTTTCAATCCCTGGCACACACCAAAGCAACAGGCACTCAAAATCATCACCGCCAACGTTTCAAGCATGGGGACTGCACAATCAACTGGATGCAGGTGTGAGGTTTTTTGATTTGCACGTATCCTCTGGCACAATCAAGCATGACACGACTGGAAGCATCAAGGAAAAAAGGACCCTTGTTTATGCTCTGGATACGTTTTTGACTTTTCTTGCAAAACAGAGGAAAGAGACACTGTTGCTTAGAGTGACTCCAGATGAGGGCGCCGTTGCTGAAGTCACTGAGCTGTTAAGTAAAGATAAGCCTGTGTGGAGAGACAGTGAGATACCAACAATGGGCCAGGCGAGAGGGAAGATAGTCTTAATTCAGAGTTCAACTTTAAAATTGGGACTTTCTGTTCAAGTCACAGAATTGGATGCAGACATGGACAAAAAGGAATCGCAAATGAGAGAAAATATCAAATTGGCTTCACAGAACTGTGAGCGTGAGATGATGCTCACATACACTGGGGCCAAAGGTGAATCTGAAGACCCGCTAGATATTGCAGAAAAACTCAACCAACCCGTTGACAAATACCTCCTGGATCTAAAGGGGGACACAAGTAGACCACGTTGTGTTGGTATAATTGTCATGGACTTCCCTGGTCCAAAAGTCATTGAAACAATTATAAATTTCAATGGCAAATTAGGAGACACGTCAAACATAGCGGCTGACATGGGTAGCAATGAAGATGTTGCTTTACCTGACTCTACTGACCAAATTAGTGACAGTGatgggaaagaaaaagaaaaagaagtttCCTCTGATGGAAAACACTCTGCACAAGATAATGAACATCTTCCTAAGGAAGAATCTCACTCTTCAGATGAGAAACAAAGTGCAGAAGACAGTGGACCTCCTCCACCT ACACACCACAGCCTTCAGGCGAGGAACATGGCGCAGATGGCGGTGGAGCTCCCCCACCCGCAGACACACCACAGCCTTCAGGCGAGGAACATGGCGCAGATGGCGGTGGAGCTCCCCCACCCGCAGACACACCACAGCCTTCAGGCGAGGAACATGGCGCAGATGGCGGTGGAGCTCCCCCACCCGCAGACACACCACAGCCTTCAGGCGAGGAACATGGCGCAGATGGCGGTGGAG GTCCCCCACCCGCAGACACACCACAGCCTTCAGGCGAGGAACATGGCGCAGATGGCGGTGGAGGTCCCCCACCCGCAGACACACCACAGCCTTCAGGCGAGGAACATGGCGCAGATGGCGGTGGAGGTCCCCCACCCGCAGACACACCACAGCCTTCAGGCGAGGAACATGGCGCAGATGGCGGAGGAGCTCTTCCACCCGCAGACACACCACAGCCTTCAGATGAGAAACCTCCTATAG